The sequence CCCTCCATCGCGTCCGGAAGCCACGCCTGCAGCGGAAACTGGCCCGACTTACCGGCCGCGCCGAGCAGCAGGAGCAGGCCGAGTAGCAGGACCGTGGTGGCGGTCAGCGACCCGACACCGGTGAAGACCTCGTCGTACTGTGTGGTGCCCAGGGTGGCGAACATGATGAAGATGCCGATCGCCAGGCCGGCGTCGCCGACCCGGTTCATCAGGAACGCCTTCTTACCGGCGGTGGCGGCGGCGGGCCGCTCGTACCAGAAGGAGATCAGCAGGTACGACGCCAGCCCGACGCCCTCCCAGCCGAAGTAGAGCATCACGTAGTTGTTGCCGAGCACCAGCAGGAGCATGGCGGCGACGAACAGGTTGAAGTACCCGAAGAAGCGCCGACGCCCTGGGTCGTGGGCCATGTACTCCACCGCGTACAGGTGGATCAGGAAGCCCACCCCGGTGATCAGCAGTACGAAAACCGCCGCCAGCGGGTCGAAGAGCAGGCCGAAGTCCACTCGCAGGTCGCCGACCGCGATGAAGTCCCAGAGGCTCAGCTCAACGGACCGGTTCTCCAGACCTCGTAGCTGGAAGAAGTAGGTCAGGCCAAGCAGGAACGCGACACCGACCGACGCGACACCCAGCCAGTGCCCCCACCGGTCCGCCCGACGGCCGAGTAGCAGCAGGATCGCCGCGCTGACCAGTGGGATCGCCACCAGCAGCCAGACACTGCCGAGCAACCCGTCGGCGGTCCCGTACGTGACGGTGCCCACCGGCTCGACGGGGGCTTTCGCCAGAATCTCCATCACCGCAGGCCCCTCAGTACTTCAGCAGGTTGGCGTCGTCGACGCTCGCCGAGCGCCGGGTCCGGTAGATCGCCATGATGATCGCGAGTCCGACCACGACCTCGGCCGCGGCCACCACCATCACGAAGAACGCCATGATCTGCCCGTTGAGGTCACCGTTGATCCGGCTGAAGGTGACCAGGGTCAGATTGGCCGCATTGAGCATCAGCTCGACACACATGAACAGCACGATCGCGTTCCGCCGGACGAGTACCCCGGCGGCGCCGATGGTGAACAGCACCGCGGCGAGGACCAGGTAGTAGTTCGGTTCGACCGAGAAGAACTCGTTCACTTTTCGGTCCCCTTCAACGTCGTGTCCTCGACGGTCAGCTCACGGACCGGCAGGATTTCCGGGGTGCTCTGCTCGGCCAGCCGGCCGTCGGGCAGGCGGGCCGGCGTGGCGACCGACGACGAGGTGGCGAACACGCCCGGGCCCGGCTTCGGGCCGGGGTAGTTACCGGGGCGGAACCGCGCCTTCATGGTGGCGACCTGATCCATCCGGTCCTCCCGGCGCCGCTCGATGTGCGCCAGCACCATCGCACCGACCGCCGCCGTGATCAGCAGCGCCGAGGTCAGCTCGAAGGCGAGGACGTACTTGGTGAACAGCAGCCGGGCGATGCCCTGCACGTTGCCCTCGGCGTTAGCCGTGGTGAGTCCGACGGCGGTGCTACCGGCCAGCGCCCGGTACATGCCGGTACCGACGAGTCCGGCGAACCCGACGCCGAGGACGAGCGCCGCGATCCGCTGGCCGCGCAGCGTCTCGATCAACGAATCCGAGGCGCCGCGGCCCACCAGCATCAGCACGAAGAGGAACAACATCATGATCGCGCCGGTGTAGACGATGATCTGCACCACGCCGATGAACGGCCCGGCCTGGAGCACGTAGAAGATGCCCAGGCAGAGCATCGTCAGGACCAGCATCAGCGCCGAGTGCACCGCGTTACGGGCAGCGACCATGCCGATCGCGCCGATCAGCGCCAGCGGGGCGAGGATCCAGAAGGTGACCGCCTCACCTCCGGATACCGAACCCGCCGCGGCGAGCACCGTCTGCGTGGTCATGCTCCGTCTCCCTTGTCCGCCCGCTCTGCGGCCTGGTCGGCGCCGGGGAACTGCACACCGGGGTGCTCGCTGATCCGGTAGCGGCCGGGGCCCATCGGCGAGCGCTCCGCCCCGGCGGAGGTGCCCGGGTTCTCCAGCGCGCCGACGTAGTAGTCCTTCTCGCTGTCGCCCAGCCGCATCGGGTGCGGCGGCTGCTCCATGCCGGACAGCAGCGGTGCCAGGAGCTGCTCCTTGGTGAAGATCAGGTCCTGTCGGTTGTCCCGGGCCAGCTCATACTCGTTGCTCATGGTCAACGAACGGGTCGGGCACGCCTCGATGCAGAGTCCACAGAAGATGCACCGGGCGTAGTTGATCTGGTAGACGCTGGCGTATCGCTCACCGGGGGAGAAACGCTCCTCCTCCGTGTTGTCGCCACCCTCCACGTAGATCGCGTCCGCCGGGCAGGCCCACGCACACAGCTCACAGCCGATGCACTTCTCCAGGCCGTCCGGGTGCCGGTTGAGGATGTGCCGCCCGTGATAGCGCGGCGCCGCGACCGGCGGCTTGAACGGGTAGTCGGTGGTGACGACCTTCTTGAACATGTGCGAGAAGGTGACCCCGAAGCCCTTGAACGTTCCGGTGATCGCGCCCACGTCACACCTCCCTGGAGTCCGTGTCGGCGAGGTTGGCCGGCTCCCGCTCGGCGACAATGCGCTGGGTCCGCGGGCTTGGTGGTACCTGAAGGTCCAGCGGCGGCAGCGGGAAGCTACCCGGAGGCCGGTTGTTGACCTCCTCGGCCAGCGTCGGTTTCGGTGCCCTCCCACGGCTCGGCCAGATCATGGTGACGATCAGCACCACACCGGCGATGGCCCCGTACACGATCAGCCGGTCCGCGCGCTCCCAGCCCTGGGTCTTCAGCCAGCCCGCCAGCACCAGGATCCACACCAGGTTGAGCGGGAGCAGAACCTTCCAGCCGAGGCGCATGAACTGGTCGTAGCGGAGCCGGGGCAGGGTGCCCCGCAGCCAGACGAAGACGAAGACCAGGACGAGGACCTTGCCGAAGAACCACAGCATCGGCCACCAGCCGGAGTTCGCCCCGTCCCAGATGGTGAGCGGCCAGGGCGCGCGCCAGCCGCCGAGGAAGAGCGTCACCGTGAACGCCGACATGGTCACCATGGCGACGTACTCGGAAAGCATGATCAGCGCGAACTTCAGCGAGCTGTACTCCGTCATGAAGCCGGCGACCAGCTCGGACTCCGCCTCGGGCAGGTCGAACGGGGCCCGGTTGGTCTCGCCGACGATGGCGATGAAGAAGATGACGAAGCTCGGGAAGAGCAGGATCGCGTACCAGCCGGGCGCCGCGACGTCGAAGCCGAAGAACTCAAGCTGGGGGCGTTCTCCCTGGGCGGCGACGATCCCGCTGGTCGACATCGTGCCCGAGAGCATGAAGACCGCCACGACGGAGAGGCCCAGCGCGATCTCATACGAGATCAGCTGCGCGCTGGAGCGGAGGCCGCCCAGGAGTGGGTAGGTCGACCCGGAGGCCCAGCCCGCCAGCACCACGCCGTACACCGCCATCGACGAGCAGGCCAGCACCAGCAGCACCGCCACCGAGACGTCGGTGACCTGCAATGGCGTCTGGTGTCCGAAGATGCTCACCATCGGACCGAAGGGCATCACCGACAGCGCGGTGACCGCACAGACGACCGAAATAACCGGCGCGAAGAAGTAGACGACCTTGTCGGCGGAGCGCGGCAGGATGTCCTCCTTGAAGGCCATCTTCATGCCGTCCGCGAGCGTCTGGAGCAGGCCGAACGGGCCGAGCTGGTTGGGACCCGGCCGTACCGCCATCCGGCCGACGACCCGCCGCTCGAACCAGACGCCGAGCAGCGTGGCCAGCAGGCCGAACGCGAACGCGAAGACGATCTTGATCAGGACCAGCCACCACGGGTCCTGGCCAAAATCGGCCAGCGTCGGTTCCTGGGCGAGGAAGGTCACTGTGCCCACCTTTCGGTCGCGACTGCGGGGCTAACTCGCCCCACTCGTGCTCTCCCCGCCCTCACTGGACACCACCGGAGTTGAGGAGCGGGCCCGGACGGTCGGCCGCGTCGGCGGCGACCGGCGCATCGGACTGCGGGGGA comes from Salinispora tropica CNB-440 and encodes:
- the nuoK gene encoding NADH-quinone oxidoreductase subunit NuoK, whose amino-acid sequence is MNEFFSVEPNYYLVLAAVLFTIGAAGVLVRRNAIVLFMCVELMLNAANLTLVTFSRINGDLNGQIMAFFVMVVAAAEVVVGLAIIMAIYRTRRSASVDDANLLKY
- a CDS encoding NADH-quinone oxidoreductase subunit J yields the protein MTTQTVLAAAGSVSGGEAVTFWILAPLALIGAIGMVAARNAVHSALMLVLTMLCLGIFYVLQAGPFIGVVQIIVYTGAIMMLFLFVLMLVGRGASDSLIETLRGQRIAALVLGVGFAGLVGTGMYRALAGSTAVGLTTANAEGNVQGIARLLFTKYVLAFELTSALLITAAVGAMVLAHIERRREDRMDQVATMKARFRPGNYPGPKPGPGVFATSSSVATPARLPDGRLAEQSTPEILPVRELTVEDTTLKGTEK
- the nuoI gene encoding NADH-quinone oxidoreductase subunit NuoI; translated protein: MGAITGTFKGFGVTFSHMFKKVVTTDYPFKPPVAAPRYHGRHILNRHPDGLEKCIGCELCAWACPADAIYVEGGDNTEEERFSPGERYASVYQINYARCIFCGLCIEACPTRSLTMSNEYELARDNRQDLIFTKEQLLAPLLSGMEQPPHPMRLGDSEKDYYVGALENPGTSAGAERSPMGPGRYRISEHPGVQFPGADQAAERADKGDGA
- the nuoH gene encoding NADH-quinone oxidoreductase subunit NuoH, with the protein product MTFLAQEPTLADFGQDPWWLVLIKIVFAFAFGLLATLLGVWFERRVVGRMAVRPGPNQLGPFGLLQTLADGMKMAFKEDILPRSADKVVYFFAPVISVVCAVTALSVMPFGPMVSIFGHQTPLQVTDVSVAVLLVLACSSMAVYGVVLAGWASGSTYPLLGGLRSSAQLISYEIALGLSVVAVFMLSGTMSTSGIVAAQGERPQLEFFGFDVAAPGWYAILLFPSFVIFFIAIVGETNRAPFDLPEAESELVAGFMTEYSSLKFALIMLSEYVAMVTMSAFTVTLFLGGWRAPWPLTIWDGANSGWWPMLWFFGKVLVLVFVFVWLRGTLPRLRYDQFMRLGWKVLLPLNLVWILVLAGWLKTQGWERADRLIVYGAIAGVVLIVTMIWPSRGRAPKPTLAEEVNNRPPGSFPLPPLDLQVPPSPRTQRIVAEREPANLADTDSREV